Proteins encoded in a region of the Amphiprion ocellaris isolate individual 3 ecotype Okinawa chromosome 21, ASM2253959v1, whole genome shotgun sequence genome:
- the si:dkey-14d8.1 gene encoding zinc finger protein 629 isoform X2: MHRMEKRSDTAGGALPLASLRLMASPLQLTYSYIWQVIRQRNVKQYVKVEEFVTMVTQTVPEVLSFKQTAQLILGLRARIILDLLHKEGQPDAKAIQSLINKLKVSTSSGDAEVEKSQTNFMVLVQNLLKNPAERKRFFQEVFPVQYGTKFDTALQTLTAGLVCKLEQLLPVPNLSQLGAMISSDPAVLEACGGFIPDQGDLKTLLLHQQAKGLISVKATISSSVGDCVLSSLAFRPQPVEPPPPPPPPESPKPLEVTFSETSQASLSDAEDLGMMSDDSDSSAAPVTRPQQGGKSSHEAAVSIAAKDKRVTITPQKENLLPGKSSTPVQLAIPPQSRENEGAPPPEKPVPPQLPVKSIPFKVVPVPIKTVSTSQNAGGAATKDGQKPQTQRVTLHQWVSQIATNSLALPALPPLPPARFSAADDMRPSIRRKKQFRPLADRFTCSVCDKSFPYQSKLLDHERIHTGEKPFVCTACNKSFRTQAFLNNHLKTHSTTRPYACGQCGKCFIKLQSLTKHMLAHSGQKPFYCNICNKGFTQSTYFKRHMECHTSQMTFPCKQCNKSFPTAFKLSNHERWHTRDRPHMCERCGKRFLVPSLLKRHMGYHIGDRQYLCSQCGKTFVYFSDLKRHQQDHVPKAKIPCPICQKKFSSKYCLRVHLRIHTRERPYQCTICDKTFTQVGNLKVHIRLHTNERPYSCDVCGKTYKLASHLNVHKRTHTCKKPWTCDTCGKGFSVPGLLKKHEQLHTREANPDFSGKRRHKAKHKKQSLKRKYDEEDEGSDDY; the protein is encoded by the exons ATGCACAGAATGGAGAAACGCTCCGATACAGCAG GAGGAGCTCTTCCGCTGGCCTCCCTTCGCCTCATGGCTTCTCCTCTGCAGCTGACCTACTCGTACATATGGCAGGTCATACGGCAGAGAAACGTGAAGCAGTATGTGAAAGTGGAGGAGTTTGTGACCATGGTGACACAGACTGTGCCCGAGGTCCTGAGTTTTAAGCAGACCGCTCAGCTGATCTTGGGTTTGAGAGCAAGG ATCATTTTGGATTTGCTTCACAAGGAGGGCCAACCAGATGCCAAGGCTATTCAGTCCCTTATAAACAAACTGAAGGTCTCCACATCTTCAGGG GATGCAGAAGTGGAGAAATCTCAAACAAACTTCATGGTGCTGGTCCAGAATCTGCTTAAGAACCCTGCCGAGCGGAAACGCTTCTTCCAG gaagtgtttccTGTTCAGTACGGCACAAAGTTTGACACAGCGCTGCAGACCTTGACTGCAGGCTTAGTATGCAAGCTGGAGCAACTCCTTCCTGTTCCCAATCTGTCCCAG CTTGGTGCCATGATATCCTCAGATCCTGCTGTCCTGGAGGCATGTGGGGGCTTCATTCCTGACCAGGGTGACCTGAAGACTCTACTTCTACACCAGCAGGCCAAAGGACTCATTAGTGTTAAAG CTACCATCTCATCTTCAGTGGGCGACTGTGTGCTCTCTTCACTTGCATTCCGGCCCCAACCAGTAgaaccgccgccaccaccaccaccaccagaaTCACCAAAGCCATTGGAGGTCACCTTCAGTGAAACCAGCCAAGCCTCCCTCAGTGACGCAGAAGACTTGGGCATGATGTCAGATGACTCTGACAGTTCAGCAGCTCCTGTTACTAGACCTCAGCAAGGAGGAAAATCCAGCCATGAAGCAGCTGTTAGCATCGCAGCAAAAGATAAGAGAGTGACAATAACACCTCAGAAGGAGAATCTGTTGCCAGGGAAGAGTTCTACACCGGTTCAGTTGGCCATACCTCCTCAAAGCAGAGAGAACGAGGGAGCACCACCACCAGAAAAACCAGTACCCCCACAGCTGCCTGTAAAATCAATCCCTTTCAAGGTAGTTCCAGTGCCGATCAAAACTGTCTCCACCTCTCAGAATGCCGGCGGTGCAGCGACAAAAGATGGCCAGAAGCCCCAGACTCAGCGTGTCACGCTGCACCAGTGGGTGTCACAGATTGCTACTAACTCGCTGGCACTCCCGGCTTTACCACCGCTTCCTCCTGCCAGGTTCAGCGCTGCAGATGACATGAGGCCAAGCATACGACGAAAAAAGCAATTCAGGCCTCTAGCTGACAGATTTACTTGCAGCGTGTGCGATAAGAGCTTCCCCTATCAGTCCAAGCTGCTGGACCACGAGCGCATTCACACAGGAGAGAAGCCTTTCGTCTGCACGGCCTGCAATAAAAGCTTCCGAACACAAGCGTTCCTCAACAACCACCTGAAGACCCACAGCACGACGCGGCCCTACGCTTGCGGCCAGTGCGGCAAGTGCTTCATAAAACTGCAGAGTTTGACAAAGCACATGCTCGCCCACAGCGGCCAGAAGCCCTTCTACTGCAACATCTGCAACAAGGGCTTCACGCAGTCCACCTACTTCAAGAGACACATGGAGTGTCACACCAGTCAGATGACGTTTCCCTGCAAGCAGTGCAACAAAAGTTTCCCGACGGCGTTCAAGCTGTCAAACCACGAGCGCTGGCACACCAGAGATCGTCCTCACATGTGCGAGCGTTGCGGGAAGAGGTTCCTCGTGCCCAGCTTGTTGAAGAGGCACATGGGCTACCACATCGGCGACCGCCAGTATCTCTGCTCCCAGTGTGGGAAGACCTTCGTTTACTTCTCTGACCTGAAGAGGCACCAGCAGGACCACGTGCCCAAAGCAAAGATCCCGTGTCCCATCTGCCAAAAGAAGTTCTCCAGCAAGTACTGCCTGAGGGTTCACCTGAGGATCCACACCAGAGAGAGACCCTACCAGTGCACCATATGCGACAAGACCTTCACTCAGGTGGGAAATCTGAAGGTCCACATCAGACTACACACCAACGAGCGTCCTTACAGCTGCGACGTGTGCGGGAAGACCTACAAGCTGGCGTCCCATCTGAATGTCCACAAAAGGACTCACACATGCAAGAAGCCCTGGACGTGCGACACATGCGGGAAAGGATTCTCAGTCCCCGGCCTTCTGAAGAAGCACGAGCAGCTGCACACGAGGGAGGCTAACCCAGACTTCTCTGGCAAACGGAGGCACAAGGCAAAGCACAAGAAGCAGTCGCTCAAGAGGAAGTATGACGAAGAAGACGAGGGCAGCGACGATTATTAA
- the si:dkey-14d8.1 gene encoding zinc finger protein 629 isoform X1 yields the protein MHRMEKRSDTAGGALPLASLRLMASPLQLTYSYIWQVIRQRNVKQYVKVEEFVTMVTQTVPEVLSFKQTAQLILGLRARIILDLLHKEGQPDAKAIQSLINKLKVSTSSGKDAEVEKSQTNFMVLVQNLLKNPAERKRFFQEVFPVQYGTKFDTALQTLTAGLVCKLEQLLPVPNLSQLGAMISSDPAVLEACGGFIPDQGDLKTLLLHQQAKGLISVKATISSSVGDCVLSSLAFRPQPVEPPPPPPPPESPKPLEVTFSETSQASLSDAEDLGMMSDDSDSSAAPVTRPQQGGKSSHEAAVSIAAKDKRVTITPQKENLLPGKSSTPVQLAIPPQSRENEGAPPPEKPVPPQLPVKSIPFKVVPVPIKTVSTSQNAGGAATKDGQKPQTQRVTLHQWVSQIATNSLALPALPPLPPARFSAADDMRPSIRRKKQFRPLADRFTCSVCDKSFPYQSKLLDHERIHTGEKPFVCTACNKSFRTQAFLNNHLKTHSTTRPYACGQCGKCFIKLQSLTKHMLAHSGQKPFYCNICNKGFTQSTYFKRHMECHTSQMTFPCKQCNKSFPTAFKLSNHERWHTRDRPHMCERCGKRFLVPSLLKRHMGYHIGDRQYLCSQCGKTFVYFSDLKRHQQDHVPKAKIPCPICQKKFSSKYCLRVHLRIHTRERPYQCTICDKTFTQVGNLKVHIRLHTNERPYSCDVCGKTYKLASHLNVHKRTHTCKKPWTCDTCGKGFSVPGLLKKHEQLHTREANPDFSGKRRHKAKHKKQSLKRKYDEEDEGSDDY from the exons ATGCACAGAATGGAGAAACGCTCCGATACAGCAG GAGGAGCTCTTCCGCTGGCCTCCCTTCGCCTCATGGCTTCTCCTCTGCAGCTGACCTACTCGTACATATGGCAGGTCATACGGCAGAGAAACGTGAAGCAGTATGTGAAAGTGGAGGAGTTTGTGACCATGGTGACACAGACTGTGCCCGAGGTCCTGAGTTTTAAGCAGACCGCTCAGCTGATCTTGGGTTTGAGAGCAAGG ATCATTTTGGATTTGCTTCACAAGGAGGGCCAACCAGATGCCAAGGCTATTCAGTCCCTTATAAACAAACTGAAGGTCTCCACATCTTCAGGG AAGGATGCAGAAGTGGAGAAATCTCAAACAAACTTCATGGTGCTGGTCCAGAATCTGCTTAAGAACCCTGCCGAGCGGAAACGCTTCTTCCAG gaagtgtttccTGTTCAGTACGGCACAAAGTTTGACACAGCGCTGCAGACCTTGACTGCAGGCTTAGTATGCAAGCTGGAGCAACTCCTTCCTGTTCCCAATCTGTCCCAG CTTGGTGCCATGATATCCTCAGATCCTGCTGTCCTGGAGGCATGTGGGGGCTTCATTCCTGACCAGGGTGACCTGAAGACTCTACTTCTACACCAGCAGGCCAAAGGACTCATTAGTGTTAAAG CTACCATCTCATCTTCAGTGGGCGACTGTGTGCTCTCTTCACTTGCATTCCGGCCCCAACCAGTAgaaccgccgccaccaccaccaccaccagaaTCACCAAAGCCATTGGAGGTCACCTTCAGTGAAACCAGCCAAGCCTCCCTCAGTGACGCAGAAGACTTGGGCATGATGTCAGATGACTCTGACAGTTCAGCAGCTCCTGTTACTAGACCTCAGCAAGGAGGAAAATCCAGCCATGAAGCAGCTGTTAGCATCGCAGCAAAAGATAAGAGAGTGACAATAACACCTCAGAAGGAGAATCTGTTGCCAGGGAAGAGTTCTACACCGGTTCAGTTGGCCATACCTCCTCAAAGCAGAGAGAACGAGGGAGCACCACCACCAGAAAAACCAGTACCCCCACAGCTGCCTGTAAAATCAATCCCTTTCAAGGTAGTTCCAGTGCCGATCAAAACTGTCTCCACCTCTCAGAATGCCGGCGGTGCAGCGACAAAAGATGGCCAGAAGCCCCAGACTCAGCGTGTCACGCTGCACCAGTGGGTGTCACAGATTGCTACTAACTCGCTGGCACTCCCGGCTTTACCACCGCTTCCTCCTGCCAGGTTCAGCGCTGCAGATGACATGAGGCCAAGCATACGACGAAAAAAGCAATTCAGGCCTCTAGCTGACAGATTTACTTGCAGCGTGTGCGATAAGAGCTTCCCCTATCAGTCCAAGCTGCTGGACCACGAGCGCATTCACACAGGAGAGAAGCCTTTCGTCTGCACGGCCTGCAATAAAAGCTTCCGAACACAAGCGTTCCTCAACAACCACCTGAAGACCCACAGCACGACGCGGCCCTACGCTTGCGGCCAGTGCGGCAAGTGCTTCATAAAACTGCAGAGTTTGACAAAGCACATGCTCGCCCACAGCGGCCAGAAGCCCTTCTACTGCAACATCTGCAACAAGGGCTTCACGCAGTCCACCTACTTCAAGAGACACATGGAGTGTCACACCAGTCAGATGACGTTTCCCTGCAAGCAGTGCAACAAAAGTTTCCCGACGGCGTTCAAGCTGTCAAACCACGAGCGCTGGCACACCAGAGATCGTCCTCACATGTGCGAGCGTTGCGGGAAGAGGTTCCTCGTGCCCAGCTTGTTGAAGAGGCACATGGGCTACCACATCGGCGACCGCCAGTATCTCTGCTCCCAGTGTGGGAAGACCTTCGTTTACTTCTCTGACCTGAAGAGGCACCAGCAGGACCACGTGCCCAAAGCAAAGATCCCGTGTCCCATCTGCCAAAAGAAGTTCTCCAGCAAGTACTGCCTGAGGGTTCACCTGAGGATCCACACCAGAGAGAGACCCTACCAGTGCACCATATGCGACAAGACCTTCACTCAGGTGGGAAATCTGAAGGTCCACATCAGACTACACACCAACGAGCGTCCTTACAGCTGCGACGTGTGCGGGAAGACCTACAAGCTGGCGTCCCATCTGAATGTCCACAAAAGGACTCACACATGCAAGAAGCCCTGGACGTGCGACACATGCGGGAAAGGATTCTCAGTCCCCGGCCTTCTGAAGAAGCACGAGCAGCTGCACACGAGGGAGGCTAACCCAGACTTCTCTGGCAAACGGAGGCACAAGGCAAAGCACAAGAAGCAGTCGCTCAAGAGGAAGTATGACGAAGAAGACGAGGGCAGCGACGATTATTAA
- the LOC111581874 gene encoding uncharacterized protein LOC111581874 isoform X1, translating to MRKKILKAPCLFLSLITSLNLCSGKFGAPITDDVSKLSILKQNIPSDYEIPVSYIPKEVAGTCWVVLNIYPLEQSLRKLANMFGAISSNKENIIVFIAMLKSLRFTFDHEELETAMQVFQCHYQEGSLLSGLYFDYIKDVLQSAAQGTSGFSCKPPPCGNPQHTPGSQEENHSYSWSRRSPLLLVLIPFIACVVLIVWLVKSGRRLPMCNTENSQMAPSDMIPTVSISIPLQTLAHAADTQPAGEAIAEHESG from the exons ATGAGGAAGAAa ATCTTGAAAGCACCTTGCCTCTTCTTGAGTCTAATAACAAGTCTGAATCTCTGCTCTGGAAAATTTGGAGCTCCAATAACTGATGATGTGAGCAAGCTGTCAATATTG AAGCAGAATATTCCCTCCGATTATGAGATTCCTGTTAGCTACATTCCCAAAGAAGTG gcTGGCACGTGCTGGGTGGTATTAAATATCTATCCTTTGGAGCAAAGTCTGCGCAAGCTGGCCAACATGTTCGGTGCCATCTCCTccaacaaagaaaacatcatcGTCTTCATTGCGATGCTCAAGAGTTTACGCTTCACCTTCGACCACGAAGAACTG GAAACGGCGATGCAAGTCTTCCAGTGTCACTATCAGGAAGGCAGCTTACTGTCTGGTCTTTACTTCGACTACATCAAAGACGTCTTACAATCTGCCGCTCAAGGAACATCCGGCTTCTCATGCAAGCCGCCGCCATGCGGTAatccccaacacacaccag GGAGTCAGGAAGAGAATCATAGTTACAGCTGGTCCCGGAGATCTCCTTTGCTGCTGGTTCTCATCCCCTTCATAGCTTGTGTTGTTCTCATAGTTTGGCTG gtcAAGTCTGGAAGGCGTTTACCGATGTGCAACACTGAAAATAGCCAAATGGCACCTTCTGACATGATCCCAACTGTGTCTATCTCCATCCCACTTCAAACACTCGCCCACGCCGCTGACACTCAGCCGGCAGGGGAGGCAATTGCCGAACATGAAAGTGGATGA
- the LOC111581874 gene encoding uncharacterized protein LOC111581874 isoform X2: MRKKILKAPCLFLSLITSLNLCSGKFGAPITDDVSKLSILKQNIPSDYEIPVSYIPKEVAGTCWVVLNIYPLEQSLRKLANMFGAISSNKENIIVFIAMLKSLRFTFDHEELETAMQVFQCHYQEGSLLSGLYFDYIKDVLQSAAQGTSGFSCKPPPCGSQEENHSYSWSRRSPLLLVLIPFIACVVLIVWLVKSGRRLPMCNTENSQMAPSDMIPTVSISIPLQTLAHAADTQPAGEAIAEHESG; the protein is encoded by the exons ATGAGGAAGAAa ATCTTGAAAGCACCTTGCCTCTTCTTGAGTCTAATAACAAGTCTGAATCTCTGCTCTGGAAAATTTGGAGCTCCAATAACTGATGATGTGAGCAAGCTGTCAATATTG AAGCAGAATATTCCCTCCGATTATGAGATTCCTGTTAGCTACATTCCCAAAGAAGTG gcTGGCACGTGCTGGGTGGTATTAAATATCTATCCTTTGGAGCAAAGTCTGCGCAAGCTGGCCAACATGTTCGGTGCCATCTCCTccaacaaagaaaacatcatcGTCTTCATTGCGATGCTCAAGAGTTTACGCTTCACCTTCGACCACGAAGAACTG GAAACGGCGATGCAAGTCTTCCAGTGTCACTATCAGGAAGGCAGCTTACTGTCTGGTCTTTACTTCGACTACATCAAAGACGTCTTACAATCTGCCGCTCAAGGAACATCCGGCTTCTCATGCAAGCCGCCGCCATGCG GGAGTCAGGAAGAGAATCATAGTTACAGCTGGTCCCGGAGATCTCCTTTGCTGCTGGTTCTCATCCCCTTCATAGCTTGTGTTGTTCTCATAGTTTGGCTG gtcAAGTCTGGAAGGCGTTTACCGATGTGCAACACTGAAAATAGCCAAATGGCACCTTCTGACATGATCCCAACTGTGTCTATCTCCATCCCACTTCAAACACTCGCCCACGCCGCTGACACTCAGCCGGCAGGGGAGGCAATTGCCGAACATGAAAGTGGATGA